A genomic window from Armatimonadota bacterium includes:
- a CDS encoding RNA-binding protein has translation MAVKSLYVGNLSYQTTEEELGSLFEPWGPVSDVRIVAGRGFGFVDIPEENAGDAIEQTNGKEYQGRTLTVNEARPRESRGGGYGGGRGGFGGGNRGGDRGRGRERRERW, from the coding sequence TTGGCAGTAAAGTCACTGTATGTAGGCAATTTGTCCTACCAAACCACAGAAGAGGAGCTTGGAAGCCTCTTCGAGCCGTGGGGTCCAGTTAGCGATGTAAGAATCGTTGCTGGACGCGGATTCGGATTCGTAGACATCCCTGAGGAAAACGCTGGGGATGCAATCGAGCAGACAAACGGCAAAGAATACCAGGGCCGGACGCTCACCGTAAACGAGGCTAGGCCGAGAGAGAGCCGAGGCGGTGGGTACGGCGGTGGTCGTGGCGGCTTCGGTGGTGGAAACCGAGGCGGCGACCGTGGCCGAGGGCGCGAGCGCCGAGAGCGCTGGTAA
- a CDS encoding radical SAM protein, which translates to MEGILVATYRCNARCHMCNTWQFPTSPEQEMDPKYYERFPRLKFLNITGGEPFLREDLEEIVNIVKPKCDRICISTNGYFTDRIVALAKKFKGDIGIRISIEGLPAANDELRGIKDGFDHGLRTLLQLKRMGMKDIGFGITVSDRNAKDLLELYELAKHLKVEFATAIVHNSYYFHKFDNEITKKEEITESFTELIRELFKTKRLKNWYRAYFNHGIINYVNGGKRLLPCNMGTDVFLCEPWGDIKPCNVLDEVMGNIKEQTFEEIWASPRAEEVRKMARNCRKRCWMIGSVAPEIKKRKWYVLKWILKNKWNYKPCFDD; encoded by the coding sequence ATGGAAGGCATTCTTGTCGCTACTTACCGTTGCAACGCACGGTGTCACATGTGCAATACCTGGCAATTTCCAACAAGCCCCGAACAGGAAATGGATCCAAAGTACTATGAACGGTTCCCCAGACTTAAGTTCTTGAATATCACAGGGGGCGAACCATTTCTTCGCGAAGACCTTGAAGAGATTGTAAACATTGTTAAGCCAAAATGTGACCGAATCTGCATAAGCACAAATGGCTACTTCACAGATAGGATTGTTGCTCTTGCTAAAAAGTTCAAAGGAGACATTGGCATACGTATCAGCATCGAAGGCCTGCCTGCGGCGAACGACGAACTTCGCGGTATCAAAGATGGCTTTGACCATGGCTTGCGCACGCTCTTGCAACTTAAGCGCATGGGAATGAAAGATATCGGCTTTGGAATCACCGTTTCCGACCGAAATGCTAAGGATTTATTAGAGCTTTACGAGCTGGCAAAGCATCTTAAAGTGGAGTTTGCCACTGCGATTGTTCATAATTCCTATTACTTCCACAAATTTGACAACGAGATTACAAAAAAAGAAGAAATAACGGAATCCTTCACCGAACTGATTCGCGAGCTTTTTAAGACCAAAAGACTGAAAAATTGGTACAGAGCTTACTTCAATCACGGCATCATAAACTATGTAAACGGCGGCAAGCGCCTATTGCCTTGCAATATGGGCACAGACGTCTTTCTCTGCGAGCCTTGGGGCGATATTAAGCCTTGCAACGTGCTTGATGAGGTCATGGGCAATATTAAGGAGCAAACCTTCGAGGAGATATGGGCGAGCCCACGAGCAGAAGAAGTTCGCAAGATGGCACGCAATTGTCGGAAACGATGCTGGATGATAGGAAGCGTCGCCCCAGAGATTAAAAAACGAAAATGGTACGTCCTAAAATGGATACTCAAGAATAAATGGAACTATAAGCCTTGTTTTGATGATTAA